The Methylomicrobium agile genome has a segment encoding these proteins:
- the aroE gene encoding shikimate dehydrogenase, with the protein MPAIDRYAVFGSPIKHSKSPQIHRLFAEQTGQSLSYEAQEVKAESFAEAVRAFFAAGGKGLNCTVPLKELAYRFASHKTGRAERSKATNTLALQADGTILGDNTDGCGLVGDLLNNHRITLAGKRILILGAGGASRGILGPILEEAPAALVIANRTVEKAERLAEEFECLGSIAGCGFEALAGRQFDLILNATSASLSGELPPLPEHLLADKGNCYDLAYGNEPTAFVRWGIAQGAQKSLDGLGMLVEQAAEAFFIWRGVRPQTHPVIDLLDRERKAQA; encoded by the coding sequence ATGCCCGCAATTGACCGTTATGCCGTCTTCGGAAGCCCGATCAAACACAGCAAATCGCCCCAAATCCACCGCCTGTTCGCCGAACAGACAGGCCAGTCGCTCAGTTACGAAGCGCAGGAGGTAAAGGCCGAGTCATTCGCCGAGGCAGTCCGCGCCTTCTTCGCCGCCGGCGGCAAAGGCCTGAACTGCACCGTGCCGCTGAAGGAACTGGCCTACCGCTTTGCCTCGCACAAAACCGGACGCGCGGAACGCAGCAAGGCGACCAATACGCTCGCCCTGCAGGCGGACGGCACGATTCTAGGCGACAATACCGACGGCTGCGGCCTGGTCGGGGACCTGCTGAATAATCATCGCATCACGCTCGCGGGCAAACGCATCCTGATTCTCGGTGCGGGCGGCGCCAGCCGGGGCATCCTCGGGCCGATCCTGGAAGAAGCCCCGGCCGCTCTGGTGATCGCGAACCGGACCGTCGAAAAAGCGGAGAGGCTTGCCGAAGAATTCGAATGTCTCGGCAGCATTGCCGGCTGCGGCTTCGAAGCGCTTGCCGGACGGCAATTCGACCTGATTCTGAACGCCACCTCCGCCAGCCTGAGCGGCGAACTGCCTCCCCTGCCCGAACATCTGCTCGCCGATAAAGGCAACTGTTACGATCTTGCCTACGGCAACGAGCCGACCGCCTTCGTGCGCTGGGGAATCGCCCAGGGGGCGCAAAAGAGCCTGGACGGGCTCGGCATGCTGGTCGAACAAGCGGCCGAAGCGTTCTTCATCTGGCGCGGAGTCAGGCCCCAGACCCATCCGGTCATCGATCTGCTCGACCGGGAAAGAAAAGCCCAAGCCTAG
- the hemB gene encoding porphobilinogen synthase, giving the protein MTYHTTNFPKIRMRRMRYSDFSRRLMQEHRLSVDDLIYPVFVTEGSNERIPIVSMPGIERLSVDLLLEEAYELFSLGIPALALFPVIPLEKKSDLAKEAYNPEGLVQTTVRALKESVPELGVITDVALDPYTSHGQDGLIDQDGYVLNDETIEVLVKQALSHAEAGADIVAPSDMMDGRIGAIRQALEASRHRNTKILAYSAKYASSFYGPFRDAVGSSAALGKANKYNYQMDPANSDEALREIALDLQEGADMVMVKPGMPYLDIIRRVKDEFGVPTFAYQVSGEYAMLKAASINGWLDEKQVVLESLLAFKRAGSDAILTYFAKSVAEWLQN; this is encoded by the coding sequence ATGACCTATCATACCACCAATTTTCCCAAAATACGCATGAGAAGAATGCGTTACAGCGACTTTTCGCGCCGCTTGATGCAAGAGCACCGCTTATCCGTGGACGACCTGATTTATCCGGTATTCGTGACCGAAGGCAGCAATGAAAGAATCCCGATCGTGTCGATGCCCGGCATCGAAAGACTATCCGTCGACCTCCTTTTGGAAGAAGCCTACGAACTATTCAGTCTCGGCATTCCGGCGCTTGCGCTGTTTCCGGTCATTCCCCTAGAAAAAAAGTCCGATCTCGCCAAGGAGGCTTACAATCCGGAAGGACTCGTGCAAACCACAGTCCGCGCCCTAAAAGAATCCGTGCCTGAACTCGGCGTCATTACCGACGTGGCGCTGGATCCTTACACTTCGCATGGGCAGGATGGCCTGATCGATCAGGACGGTTATGTGCTGAACGACGAAACGATCGAAGTGCTGGTCAAACAGGCCCTGTCGCACGCCGAGGCCGGCGCCGACATCGTCGCCCCCTCGGACATGATGGACGGGCGCATCGGCGCGATTCGGCAGGCGCTGGAAGCCAGCCGCCACCGCAACACCAAGATATTGGCCTACTCCGCAAAATATGCGTCGAGTTTTTACGGCCCGTTCCGGGACGCGGTCGGCTCGTCGGCCGCGCTGGGCAAGGCCAACAAATACAACTACCAGATGGATCCGGCCAACTCCGACGAAGCCTTGCGCGAGATCGCGCTGGACTTGCAGGAAGGCGCCGACATGGTCATGGTCAAACCCGGCATGCCCTATCTCGACATCATCCGCCGGGTCAAGGACGAGTTCGGCGTCCCGACCTTCGCCTATCAGGTTTCCGGCGAATACGCCATGCTGAAAGCGGCTTCGATCAACGGCTGGCTCGACGAAAAACAGGTGGTGCTGGAATCGCTGCTGGCATTCAAACGCGCCGGCAGCGACGCCATTTTGACCTACTTCGCCAAGTCCGTGGCAGAATGGCTGCAAAATTGA
- a CDS encoding MlaC/ttg2D family ABC transporter substrate-binding protein translates to MKFKQITLFGLCLFFMAFLPVSSAYSQDLLPPQQAIQDAADKLKQRLQDSSFKHDFAKITRFVNEVIYPHTDFDKISALVLGKIWKTATPEERERFKQEFQTLLVRTYSRAFIEFKEWSVRFLPMDMEPGSNKVVVKTEVLQPGIQPVGVNYRMFLSETGQWKAYDIMIEGVSLVTNYRTTFTNEVQQKGSLGAVIESLAKRNAEALSTKS, encoded by the coding sequence ATGAAGTTCAAACAAATTACGCTTTTCGGTTTATGTCTGTTTTTTATGGCATTTTTACCGGTATCGAGCGCTTATTCGCAAGACTTGCTACCGCCTCAACAAGCAATCCAGGATGCAGCGGACAAGCTGAAACAACGCCTGCAGGATAGTTCCTTTAAGCACGATTTCGCAAAAATCACTCGATTCGTGAATGAAGTGATCTATCCGCATACCGATTTCGACAAGATTTCCGCGCTGGTGTTGGGCAAAATCTGGAAAACCGCTACCCCGGAAGAACGTGAGCGCTTCAAGCAGGAGTTCCAGACATTGTTGGTTAGAACGTACTCGCGCGCTTTCATCGAATTCAAGGAGTGGTCGGTCCGCTTCCTGCCGATGGACATGGAGCCGGGCTCCAACAAGGTGGTCGTCAAAACCGAAGTGCTGCAGCCGGGCATTCAGCCGGTCGGCGTCAATTACCGGATGTTTTTGAGCGAAACCGGACAGTGGAAGGCTTACGACATCATGATCGAAGGCGTCAGCCTAGTCACCAACTACCGGACGACTTTCACGAATGAAGTGCAGCAAAAAGGTTCGCTGGGCGCGGTGATCGAAAGCCTGGCCAAGCGTAACGCGGAAGCGTTGTCGACGAAGTCCTGA
- the cysN gene encoding sulfate adenylyltransferase subunit CysN, with product MSHQSDLISTDINAYLAQHERKELLRFLTCGNVDDGKSTLIGRLLHDSKMIYEDQLAAVQADSVKSGTTGAGKIDLALLVDGLQAEREQGITIDVAYRYFSTSTRKFIIADTPGHEQYTRNMATGASTCDLAIILIDARYGVQTQTKRHSFIASLLGIRHIIVAVNKMDLVDYSEATFNKIKRDYLEFTAALSLHDIRFIPISALDGDNVVNRSGNMPWFDGEPLMDALNNVKIANDHNFIDARFPVQYVNRPNLNFRGFCGTVAAGVFRKGDPITALPSGKTSKIKSIVTYDGELAEAFPPMAVTFTLEDEIDISRGDMIVGNETLTAIVADKFRAHIVWMHEKALTPGRQYTLKLATRSVSGSVSMIHHRIDVNTLEHHDASELKLNEIGHCTVSVNAPVVFDAYKTSKGTASFIIIDRLTNGTIGAGMILGTTEEETLPPVSVEERAARFSQQASAVSLTGTNAREIAYQLERKLFDNGHAATVLETADAALIEAIKNAGLIGLCVNGEAQCNAEFDSEVLPIDEIYNGLKDRKIIY from the coding sequence ATGTCCCACCAGTCCGATTTAATCAGCACCGACATCAACGCCTATCTGGCGCAACACGAACGCAAGGAACTGCTCCGCTTTTTAACCTGCGGCAATGTCGACGACGGCAAAAGCACGCTGATCGGCCGCCTGCTGCACGACTCCAAGATGATCTACGAAGATCAGCTGGCCGCGGTGCAGGCGGACAGCGTCAAATCGGGTACCACCGGCGCGGGCAAGATCGATCTGGCGCTGCTGGTCGACGGGCTGCAGGCCGAGCGCGAACAAGGCATCACGATCGATGTCGCTTACCGCTATTTTTCGACCTCGACCCGCAAATTCATCATCGCCGATACCCCCGGCCACGAGCAATACACCCGCAACATGGCGACCGGCGCGTCGACCTGCGATCTGGCGATTATTCTGATCGACGCCCGCTACGGCGTGCAGACCCAGACCAAACGGCACAGCTTTATCGCGTCCCTGCTCGGCATCCGGCACATCATCGTCGCGGTCAACAAAATGGACCTGGTCGATTACAGCGAAGCGACTTTCAATAAAATCAAGCGCGACTATCTGGAATTTACCGCCGCGCTGTCGCTGCACGACATCCGCTTCATCCCGATTTCGGCACTGGACGGCGACAACGTGGTCAATCGCAGCGGGAACATGCCGTGGTTCGACGGCGAGCCGCTGATGGACGCGCTGAATAACGTGAAGATTGCGAACGACCATAACTTTATCGACGCGCGCTTCCCGGTCCAGTACGTAAACCGGCCCAACCTGAATTTCCGCGGCTTCTGCGGCACCGTCGCGGCCGGGGTGTTCCGGAAAGGCGACCCGATCACCGCCCTGCCCTCCGGCAAGACCAGCAAAATCAAGTCGATCGTAACTTACGACGGCGAGCTTGCCGAAGCTTTCCCGCCAATGGCAGTTACCTTCACGCTGGAAGACGAGATCGACATCAGCCGCGGGGACATGATCGTCGGCAACGAAACCCTAACAGCGATCGTTGCCGATAAATTCCGTGCGCACATCGTCTGGATGCACGAAAAGGCATTGACGCCCGGTCGGCAGTACACCCTGAAGCTGGCTACCCGCAGCGTGTCCGGCTCGGTATCGATGATCCACCACCGGATCGACGTGAATACGCTGGAACACCACGATGCCAGCGAGCTGAAGCTGAACGAGATCGGCCACTGCACCGTATCGGTCAATGCGCCGGTCGTGTTCGACGCTTATAAAACCAGCAAAGGCACCGCTTCTTTCATCATCATCGACCGCCTGACCAACGGCACGATCGGCGCGGGCATGATCCTCGGCACGACCGAAGAGGAAACCCTACCCCCGGTCAGCGTCGAGGAGCGCGCGGCCCGCTTCAGCCAACAGGCCTCGGCCGTTTCGCTCACCGGCACGAACGCCAGGGAAATCGCTTATCAACTGGAAAGAAAACTGTTCGACAACGGCCATGCCGCGACCGTGCTGGAAACCGCCGATGCCGCCCTGATCGAGGCAATCAAAAACGCCGGCCTGATCGGCTTGTGCGTCAACGGCGAAGCGCAATGCAACGCCGAGTTCGACAGCGAGGTGCTGCCGATCGATGAAATCTACAACGGGCTGAAAGACAGAAAGATCATTTACTGA
- a CDS encoding four helix bundle protein, translating into MRFEDLEVWKISCRLCVELYKVLEECHDFGFKDQTTRCALSIPSNIAEGYERGSNKDATKFFYYAKGSAGELRTQIYIRVKIGHFDNETGISLKNEAEKISKMLSSLIKSRQPKP; encoded by the coding sequence ATGCGATTTGAAGACCTGGAAGTTTGGAAAATCTCTTGTAGGCTGTGCGTTGAGCTCTACAAAGTACTTGAAGAATGCCACGATTTCGGCTTTAAAGATCAAACCACTCGCTGTGCGCTATCTATTCCCAGCAACATCGCTGAGGGTTATGAGCGAGGCAGCAACAAAGATGCCACTAAATTTTTCTATTACGCCAAAGGCTCTGCCGGCGAATTAAGAACGCAAATCTATATTAGGGTAAAAATTGGGCACTTTGATAACGAAACAGGAATTTCTCTAAAAAATGAAGCGGAAAAAATTTCCAAAATGCTTTCCTCGCTTATCAAATCCCGCCAGCCTAAACCTTGA
- the cysD gene encoding sulfate adenylyltransferase subunit CysD, translating to MIDYKLTHLKQLEAESIHIIREVAAEFERPVMLYSIGKDSAVMLHLAMKAFYPGKPPFPLMHVDTTWKFRDMIAFRDKMVKDLGLELLVYINQDGVDQGIGPFTHGSKKHTDVMKTDALKQALDKYKFDAAFGGARRDEEKSRAKERVYSFRDKNHRWDPKNQRPELWNIYNGKIDKGESIRVFPLSNWTELDIWQYIHLENIPIVPLYFAKERPVVNKDGMLIMVDDERMPIGPDDKIEMKKVRFRTLGCYPLTGAVESNATTLPEIIQEMLLTTTSERQGRLIDHDQAGSMEQKKREGYF from the coding sequence ATGATTGATTATAAACTGACGCATCTGAAACAGCTTGAAGCTGAAAGCATTCACATCATTCGGGAAGTTGCCGCCGAATTCGAACGGCCGGTGATGCTGTATTCGATCGGCAAGGATTCCGCGGTGATGCTGCACCTGGCGATGAAAGCGTTCTATCCGGGAAAGCCGCCGTTTCCCTTGATGCATGTCGATACGACCTGGAAATTCCGCGACATGATCGCCTTCCGCGACAAAATGGTGAAGGATCTTGGTCTCGAGCTGTTGGTCTATATCAATCAGGACGGGGTCGACCAGGGCATCGGGCCGTTTACGCACGGCAGCAAGAAACATACCGACGTGATGAAAACCGATGCCCTGAAACAGGCATTGGACAAATACAAGTTCGACGCAGCTTTCGGCGGCGCCCGCCGCGACGAGGAGAAATCGCGCGCGAAGGAGCGGGTCTATTCTTTCCGCGACAAAAATCACCGCTGGGATCCGAAAAACCAGCGCCCGGAACTTTGGAACATCTACAACGGCAAGATCGACAAGGGCGAAAGCATCCGCGTGTTCCCGCTGTCGAACTGGACCGAACTGGACATCTGGCAATACATCCATCTCGAAAACATCCCGATCGTCCCTCTTTATTTCGCCAAGGAGCGCCCGGTCGTGAACAAGGACGGCATGCTGATCATGGTCGACGACGAACGGATGCCGATCGGACCGGACGACAAGATCGAAATGAAGAAGGTCCGCTTCCGCACGCTGGGCTGCTACCCGTTGACCGGCGCGGTCGAATCGAATGCGACGACACTGCCGGAAATCATCCAGGAAATGCTGTTGACCACGACCTCCGAACGCCAGGGCCGCCTGATCGACCACGACCAAGCCGGCTCGATGGAGCAGAAAAAGCGCGAAGGGTATTTCTGA
- a CDS encoding NAD(P)/FAD-dependent oxidoreductase — translation MLRITELKLPLDHSENQLKSAIIQRLGINAGQLKSHSIFRRGYDARKRDSITLIYTLDVELENEAVVLARFRDDPHIAPTPDTRYHPVAQAPQNLATRPVVIGFGPCGLFAGLLLAEMGFRPIILERGKPVRERTKDTFGLWRQREFNPESNVQFGEGGAGTFSDGKLHTQIKDPHHRGRKVLTEFVKAGAPTEILYLSKPHIGTFRLVSMIEEMRGTIEALGGEIRFQSRVEDILIENGAVRGVALANGETIDADHIVIAAGHSARDTFKMLYERGVYIEPKPFSIGFRIEHPQSLIDRCRFGSYAGHPLLGAADYKLVHHCKNGRSVYSFCMCPGGTVVAATSEPGQVVTNGMSQYSRNERNANSGIVVGITPDDYPGYPLAGIDLQRELEKRAFELGGGTYDAPGQLVGDFLAGRPSTGFGSVQPSYTPGVHLGDLSKALPAYAIEAIREALPAFDRKIPGFAMQDAVLTGVETRTSSPIRIKRNGDYQSLNTRGLYPAGEGAGYAGGIMSAAIDGIKAAEAVALNIIGKRK, via the coding sequence ATGCTGCGTATTACCGAACTCAAACTGCCGCTCGACCATTCCGAAAACCAGCTGAAATCCGCTATCATTCAACGTTTAGGCATTAACGCCGGACAGCTGAAAAGCCACAGCATCTTCCGCCGCGGCTACGATGCCCGGAAACGCGACAGCATTACGCTGATTTATACGCTCGATGTCGAACTGGAAAACGAAGCCGTCGTGCTGGCGCGCTTTCGGGACGATCCCCACATCGCCCCTACCCCGGACACCCGCTATCATCCTGTCGCGCAGGCACCGCAAAACCTGGCGACAAGGCCGGTCGTGATCGGCTTCGGGCCTTGCGGACTTTTCGCAGGACTGCTGCTCGCGGAAATGGGGTTCCGTCCGATCATTCTGGAGCGAGGCAAACCGGTGCGCGAGCGCACCAAAGACACCTTTGGCCTCTGGCGCCAGCGGGAATTCAATCCGGAATCGAACGTGCAATTCGGCGAAGGCGGCGCGGGCACCTTTTCAGACGGCAAATTGCACACTCAAATCAAGGATCCCCACCATCGCGGCCGCAAGGTGCTGACCGAATTCGTGAAGGCGGGCGCGCCGACGGAAATCCTCTATTTGAGCAAGCCGCACATCGGCACGTTCAGGCTGGTGTCGATGATCGAGGAAATGCGCGGCACGATCGAAGCTCTGGGGGGCGAGATCCGTTTTCAAAGCCGCGTCGAGGACATTTTGATCGAAAACGGCGCAGTGCGCGGCGTGGCGCTGGCGAACGGCGAGACGATCGATGCCGATCACATCGTGATCGCGGCCGGCCACAGTGCGCGCGATACCTTCAAAATGCTCTACGAACGCGGCGTCTATATCGAGCCGAAACCGTTCTCGATCGGCTTCCGGATCGAGCATCCGCAATCGCTGATCGACCGCTGCCGCTTCGGCAGCTATGCGGGGCACCCGCTGCTCGGTGCGGCCGATTACAAACTGGTGCACCACTGCAAGAACGGCCGCTCCGTTTACAGTTTCTGCATGTGCCCCGGCGGCACGGTCGTCGCCGCCACCTCCGAGCCCGGCCAGGTGGTGACCAACGGCATGAGCCAGTATTCGCGCAATGAACGCAACGCGAACAGCGGCATCGTGGTCGGCATCACGCCCGACGATTATCCGGGATACCCGCTGGCCGGCATCGACCTGCAGCGGGAACTGGAAAAAAGAGCCTTCGAACTGGGCGGCGGCACCTACGATGCGCCGGGCCAACTGGTCGGCGATTTTCTGGCCGGCCGCCCATCGACCGGATTCGGCTCGGTGCAGCCGTCTTATACCCCCGGCGTGCATCTAGGCGATTTGAGCAAGGCTCTGCCCGCTTATGCAATCGAGGCGATCCGCGAAGCGCTTCCCGCTTTCGATAGAAAAATCCCCGGCTTTGCGATGCAGGATGCGGTGCTGACCGGCGTCGAAACTCGCACCTCCTCGCCGATCCGAATCAAGCGCAACGGGGACTATCAAAGCCTGAACACGCGCGGCCTGTATCCGGCCGGCGAAGGTGCGGGCTACGCCGGCGGAATTATGTCGGCAGCGATCGACGGGATCAAAGCGGCGGAAGCGGTCGCCCTGAACATCATCGGAAAGAGAAAATAA
- the coxB gene encoding cytochrome c oxidase subunit II, which produces MNKTKQLFAGTILTAIGQELAQADYTLNLTEGVTKISHDVYDLHMLILWICVFIGLGVFGTMFYSILHHRKDKGHQAAQFHENTTIEIIWTIIPTVILISMAIPATKTMLDLGDVQDSDMSVKVTGWQWKWEYEYLDNGIKFFSSLDEESNKARQLGSDIDPRTVPNYLLNVDKPLVIPTKKKIRFLFTAADVIHSWWVPALGWKKDANPGFVNEAWAQVDQAGTYRGQCTELCGKDHGFMPIVVVAMDQPDYDAWVKKTKSEAAQGPDLSDKSRDELITAGQGVYEKNCATCHLPTGEGVPGAFPALKGSPIVTGDINKQAEIVLNGKGAMPAFGKMLKADELAEVITYTRNALGNSVGDEIQPKAVHAMLPEGAAAVSESDEDEEEAEEPAPAAEPKADESAPSSSKEALIAKGKTVYESRCVSCHQAGGQGLPPTFPALTGSDVVNGDIKEQIDLMKAGKGMMPAFGGTLSPEEFAAVVTYTRNALGNSVNDMITPEEIEPLLQ; this is translated from the coding sequence GTGAACAAAACCAAGCAACTATTCGCAGGCACGATCTTGACGGCTATCGGGCAAGAGTTAGCGCAGGCGGATTACACGCTCAACTTAACCGAAGGGGTTACCAAGATCAGTCATGATGTTTATGACCTGCATATGCTGATTCTCTGGATTTGCGTATTCATCGGTCTTGGCGTGTTCGGCACGATGTTCTATTCGATCTTGCATCACCGCAAGGACAAAGGTCACCAGGCGGCACAGTTTCATGAAAACACCACGATCGAAATCATCTGGACCATTATTCCGACCGTGATTCTGATCAGTATGGCGATCCCGGCGACCAAGACGATGCTCGATCTCGGCGACGTGCAGGATTCCGATATGTCGGTCAAGGTGACCGGTTGGCAGTGGAAATGGGAATACGAATACCTGGACAACGGCATCAAGTTTTTCAGCAGCCTGGACGAAGAAAGCAACAAGGCGCGCCAGCTTGGCTCCGATATCGATCCGCGCACCGTGCCGAATTATTTGTTGAACGTCGACAAGCCTTTGGTAATCCCAACCAAAAAGAAAATCCGCTTCCTGTTTACTGCGGCCGATGTGATCCATTCCTGGTGGGTTCCGGCTTTGGGCTGGAAGAAAGACGCAAACCCCGGCTTCGTGAATGAGGCGTGGGCTCAGGTCGATCAGGCCGGCACATACCGGGGCCAGTGTACCGAGTTGTGCGGCAAGGACCACGGCTTCATGCCGATCGTAGTGGTTGCGATGGACCAGCCCGATTACGACGCCTGGGTCAAGAAAACCAAGTCGGAAGCAGCCCAAGGGCCTGACCTGAGCGACAAGAGTCGCGATGAGCTGATCACGGCGGGCCAAGGCGTCTACGAGAAAAACTGCGCCACCTGCCATTTGCCGACCGGTGAGGGTGTTCCCGGCGCATTCCCGGCTCTTAAAGGCAGCCCGATCGTGACCGGCGATATCAACAAGCAGGCCGAGATCGTCCTGAACGGTAAAGGCGCAATGCCGGCATTCGGCAAAATGCTGAAGGCCGATGAGCTGGCGGAGGTCATCACCTATACCCGTAACGCGTTAGGCAACTCGGTTGGCGATGAAATTCAGCCGAAAGCGGTGCACGCGATGCTGCCGGAAGGCGCAGCGGCCGTTTCGGAGTCGGACGAAGATGAAGAAGAGGCCGAGGAGCCGGCTCCGGCGGCAGAGCCGAAAGCGGATGAAAGCGCGCCGTCGTCATCCAAGGAAGCCTTGATTGCTAAAGGCAAGACCGTGTATGAAAGCCGTTGCGTTTCCTGCCATCAGGCAGGCGGCCAGGGCTTGCCGCCGACGTTCCCGGCGTTGACAGGCAGCGATGTAGTCAACGGCGACATCAAGGAACAGATCGACTTGATGAAGGCGGGCAAAGGTATGATGCCGGCTTTCGGCGGTACGTTGAGTCCTGAAGAATTTGCCGCAGTCGTGACTTATACCCGTAATGCACTGGGTAATTCGGTAAACGACATGATTACGCCCGAGGAGATTGAGCCTTTACTGCAATAA
- the ctaD gene encoding cytochrome c oxidase subunit I, with the protein MSAVIAPHDHEHDDHHDDHGPMKGWIRWIITTNHKDIGTLYLVFALAMFFVGGAMAMVIRAELFEPGLQFVNPQFFNSMTTMHALVMVFGAVMPAFVGLANWMIPMMIGAPDMALPRMNNMSFWMLVAGILLLASTLFMEGGAPAAGWTLYPPLVLQTGAALPFAIFSVHLLGISSIMGAINIIATIFNMRAPAMTLMKMPLFVWTWLITAFLLIAIMPVFAGAVTMLLTDRFFDTSFFDAAGGGDPVLYQHIFWFFGHPEVYVMILPTFGVASTIIPVFARKPLFGYSSMVYATASIAFLSFIVWAHHMFLVGMPMAGELYFMYATMLIAIPTGVKVFNWTATMWKGSMTFETPMLFSIAFVVLFTMGGFTGLMMAVAPADFQYHDTYFIVAHFHYTLVPASVFILMAAGYFWLPKWTGHMYNEKIARLHFWLSAISVNILFFPQHFLGLAGMPRRIPDYAVQFADWNMVSSIGGFIFGLSQLLFLYIVIDTIRGGTGEKVTDEVWEDAHKHSLEWTLPSPAPYHTFTTPPETVPSEHS; encoded by the coding sequence ATGTCCGCTGTCATAGCACCCCATGATCATGAGCACGATGATCATCATGATGACCACGGCCCGATGAAGGGATGGATTCGCTGGATCATTACGACCAACCATAAGGATATCGGCACGCTGTATCTCGTTTTCGCGCTCGCGATGTTTTTCGTCGGCGGCGCGATGGCGATGGTGATCCGTGCCGAGCTGTTCGAACCGGGTTTGCAGTTCGTCAATCCGCAATTCTTCAATTCGATGACCACGATGCATGCCCTCGTCATGGTGTTCGGTGCGGTGATGCCGGCCTTCGTCGGTTTGGCGAACTGGATGATTCCGATGATGATCGGCGCGCCGGATATGGCGCTGCCCCGGATGAACAACATGAGCTTCTGGATGCTGGTTGCCGGTATTTTGTTGCTGGCCAGCACCCTGTTCATGGAAGGCGGCGCGCCGGCGGCCGGCTGGACCTTGTATCCGCCGTTGGTATTGCAAACCGGTGCGGCGCTGCCGTTTGCGATCTTCTCGGTGCATTTGCTCGGGATTTCGTCGATCATGGGTGCGATCAACATTATCGCGACCATTTTCAATATGCGCGCACCGGCGATGACGCTGATGAAAATGCCGTTGTTCGTCTGGACCTGGCTGATCACCGCATTCTTATTGATCGCGATCATGCCGGTGTTCGCGGGTGCGGTGACCATGCTGCTGACCGACCGTTTCTTCGATACCAGCTTCTTCGATGCGGCCGGCGGCGGTGACCCGGTACTGTACCAGCATATTTTCTGGTTCTTCGGTCATCCGGAAGTGTATGTGATGATTCTGCCGACCTTCGGCGTCGCCTCCACGATCATTCCGGTGTTTGCTCGTAAGCCCCTGTTCGGCTACAGCTCGATGGTGTATGCAACCGCGTCGATCGCGTTTCTGTCGTTCATCGTCTGGGCTCACCATATGTTCCTGGTCGGGATGCCGATGGCGGGTGAACTGTATTTCATGTATGCGACGATGTTGATTGCAATTCCGACCGGCGTGAAGGTGTTCAACTGGACCGCGACGATGTGGAAGGGGTCGATGACCTTCGAAACGCCGATGCTGTTTTCGATCGCCTTCGTGGTGTTGTTCACGATGGGTGGTTTTACCGGTTTGATGATGGCGGTTGCGCCTGCCGATTTTCAATATCATGACACCTATTTCATCGTGGCGCATTTTCACTATACGCTGGTGCCGGCTTCGGTATTCATCCTGATGGCGGCCGGCTACTTCTGGCTGCCGAAATGGACCGGTCATATGTATAACGAAAAAATCGCCAGGCTGCATTTCTGGCTGTCGGCGATTTCGGTCAACATTCTGTTCTTCCCGCAGCATTTCCTGGGGTTGGCCGGTATGCCGCGCCGTATTCCCGATTATGCGGTACAGTTCGCGGACTGGAATATGGTTTCAAGCATCGGCGGCTTCATTTTCGGACTTAGCCAGTTGCTGTTCCTGTATATCGTGATCGATACGATCCGCGGCGGCACCGGCGAGAAAGTGACCGACGAAGTCTGGGAAGATGCGCATAAACATAGTCTGGAATGGACTTTGCCGTCACCGGCTCCTTATCATACTTTCACGACGCCGCCGGAAACCGTTCCAAGCGAGCATTCCTAA
- a CDS encoding cytochrome c oxidase assembly protein: protein MTDELRRKNARLVRTLLLVTIVMFGFGFALVPLYDVLCKVTGLNGKVDTTAAKETGYQVDQSRELTVEFVTALNESAPMEFRAETPKLKIHPGQFYTVNFYAQNKTDKPMVAQAIPSISPGLAAEYFKKTECFCFTEQKFKPREGRMMPVRFVVDPKISPEHKTITLAYTFFDNTEKAEKQ from the coding sequence ATGACTGACGAATTGCGGCGAAAAAACGCCAGGCTGGTGCGTACCCTGTTGCTGGTCACCATAGTGATGTTCGGCTTCGGTTTCGCGCTGGTGCCGTTATACGATGTGTTGTGCAAGGTAACCGGTCTTAACGGCAAGGTCGATACTACGGCCGCGAAGGAAACCGGTTATCAGGTCGATCAAAGCCGCGAGTTGACCGTCGAGTTCGTGACCGCGCTGAATGAATCGGCGCCGATGGAGTTTCGTGCGGAAACGCCGAAATTAAAGATTCATCCGGGCCAGTTTTATACGGTGAATTTTTATGCGCAAAACAAGACCGACAAGCCGATGGTTGCGCAGGCGATACCGAGTATTTCACCGGGCCTTGCGGCCGAATACTTCAAGAAGACCGAGTGTTTCTGCTTTACCGAGCAGAAATTCAAGCCGCGGGAAGGCAGGATGATGCCGGTGCGTTTCGTCGTCGATCCGAAGATTTCGCCGGAGCATAAAACGATTACACTGGCTTACACATTTTTTGACAATACTGAAAAAGCAGAGAAACAATAA